The genomic region TGCGAGTTGTAGGAACCCCATTGATCAGGAGCATAAGTGTAGTACTCTCCATCGAGCAATGATCCGAGTTCGCTTGGGTCGGTGATGTACAGACCTCGAGCCTTGAAACCGGATGATGGATCACCGTCAATCTCAGCGAGAACACCAGGGATTGAGCCGCCATCCAGTCTAAATTCAACTCCACCATCGTTGGTATACAGGGGAACGTCGAAGAGAGACTTGAGAATGTCGCGAAGAGCCGCGATACTGGGGATCTAAGGTCAGCACTCAGACACTTGGAGATATCCTCAAGGGACTACTCACTACTGATGGTTAGAGCCGAAGCTTCCATACTCGTTCTCAACCTGAACCATCAAGATGTTCCCACCCTTGCTAACCTGCAGATCACTCAACTGCTCAGCGAGCTTGGTAAGATAAATCTTCGAAGCGTTGAGATATGGCTCATTATAATCTCTGACCACCAGTCCAGGCACCTGGCTGAGCCACGGTGGAAAGCCTCCAAAGTCATGCTTGCCACAGATGTATGGCCCTGGTCGAAGCACGACATTCAACCCTTCCTCTTGGCAGTCTTGACGTAAGTCGCGATATCATTTTCTGGCTGGTCGAAAGTCCACTCTCCAGGCGATGGTTCGAGGTGGTCCCAGAAAACATACGGAAAGATGGTGTTCAAACCCATGGCTTTGGCCTTCCTCAGTCGATCACGCCAGTATTGTGGAGGTATACGCTGGGGGTCCATCTGTCCGCCGATGATCTGGTATGGCTTGCCATGGAGGAGGATGGTGGTAGCGTTGTATGTGAAGGCTGGTGAGGCATCATCTCGAGCTGGAAGAATCGATGCAGCGGCGAATGCCCTTGTCAACGGCGTTGCTGCTATCAAAGATGTGGAGAAGTACATCCTGCCAATGCGCTGTCCACGAAGCTTCACGGCGAGATCTTGGCTTGCTTATACATATCTGCACGTCAGTGTGTTCGTCATGGTAGTATGCACTTGGCCTGATCTGCCAACAATAGGCACTGCAGCATAACAAGGTATCATGGTGTGCGCGTAGAGTGTAATAAAAGCGTTGCAAGTTGCAACACAGGGAGGCATTTGCCGGCGGGGTGTTGCTTTCGTGAAAGTGGAGCCACGACGAGCGAGGGTCATGATGCTGGAGATCGACATGGAAATCTGCCTAATGTCAACGAGCTCTTCGTCTTCTCCAAATAGCTTATCGCGCAAGATAACCACCATCTATAGGCAGATTGACTCCGGTCATCCATTGTGCATCATCGCTGGCCAGAAAAACATATGCCTTGGCAATATCTTCAGGATTGCCTACGCGGCCCCAAGGATGCATTTCCTCCAACTGGCTCGTGATGTCTTTGTCTGCGAAGAGCAGATCCGTCATATGCGTTCGGATATATCCAGGGTTGACCGAATTGACATGTATCCTATGCTGCGCACAATCCAAAGCCGCTGCCTTGGTCAAGTTCGATACTGCTCCCTTTGATGTGCCTGGGCAAAGATTCATCAGCTCAACATGCTCACCATTCATGACGGCTTGTACTCACAGTATGCTGGTGCAGCAGGTGTGCCCACCAGGCCATAGACTGAAGCAGCATTCAAGATCCATCCTCGGTCGCCGTTCGCTAATGGTTCCTGCTGCATCATCTGCTTCGCCGCATACTTGACGCCATAGAACACGCCATCGACGTTCGCGGCCATAGTCTTCTTGTATACCTCCAGGTCGGCATCCCATATTGGATTGGGCACTCTGGTCTCCAAAGCAAATCCTGCGTTGTTAACCTACAAATAGTCAGATTAAGGTGAGCCTCAACTGTCTTTTTTGCGATGTATCACCATAATATCCAAGCGCCCATATTCTTTCACTGCAGCTGCCACAGCCGCTTCCACTGACTTCGGATCTGTCACATCGCAGTGTACGTATGCAGCTGGAAATCCATCTTTTTGTAAACGCTCGTGCGTGGGTTCGTTTGCTTCGTCCGAGGGGGCGTTTTCTCTCCAAGTATCCTCCGTTATGTCTGAGCAGACAATTTTAGCGCCTTCACGTGCATATGCAAAGGCTGTAGCTCTTCCTATTCCAGAAGACGAGCCTGTGATGAGTGCTACACGATCTTGCAAGCGACCTGGCATTGTGTAGCGGGCTACGGTATCGGCTGTGTGTAGGTCGTGAATCGATGTCTATAAGAACCAGGACTGTCCTTGACATGGTCCAAAGATCTGAGCAGCACGGAACAATAAATCTTGAATCTGTTATGGGAATTCTAGCTTACCATCTTACACGACCGAGGTATTACGCCCTATAAAGGTGCCGCGCAAGTGCCCCATTAGCCGCTCTACAAGCCATGGCGGACGACAGAGCTGTAGCGAGTCGTCTCGGAGGGAAAGTGCGATCGAAAGTGGCTCCTTCGTGGTGCGTACGCTCCAACAGTGCCACAACTCCGTCATATTGATCGCATCCCTTCGTCTGACAGTAAACAAAGTTGATACTGCCGATAGGCTTCGACAGAGAGTTCGCGCTAATTTACGCCGTACGACAGCCAAAGCTTGCAGTGCTTTCCAGGCGAGAGGCGTACGGTCTACCGTACAGCTTGGTGGACCCTGAAGTCTAACAGGTAGTACCAAAACCAAGTCCGAGAAGGGCATGCGGTTCGTGTTGACAGAAGGAGCTTCAACACGATTGCTTGGAAGGAGGGGTCGTCGGTGGGGAGCTGTCGAAGTGGGTAACACGGGCACGCTCGTCACTGCGACTCACCACGTGCAATAGACACCTTGGAGACGCGATGTGTCTGCTAGCTGAACACTCAGTATCGTTGTCGTCCGTTCCATGTCGTCACGTGCTGTAAGGTGAGCGACTTCGGACAACTTGTCCATCATTAGCTATTATGTTTTGTGCATAGTCTATCTGCGGGAACCTCATTCATTCCGGTCACCATGCCCCATTCTTCGATCTTGAAAGTTGTTATGTACCAGTTGTGGCGCCGCATGTACAGAGGCGAGTCTTGTCGTCCAGAACGAACGTGAGCAGCTTCTGCTCTACGGATGAATTACTCGTATCGGTAACATAGAGGGCCAGCGAAGGTGTCCATCATTGTTCTGAACACTGGGTTGGCGGAGCGCACGAAGCCGAAAGGAAGCTCATCAGAGAGTTGCATTGCCGGGCAATCTGGCACGCTGCAGCCAAGATTGGCGGTACCTTGGATGATATCCTGGCGACGGTAGATGTCCAGGTTCTGCCAAATGGTCCATACTCTGTGCAAGCGATTAGTACACTCTCTAGCAAACGTGCGAAGGCTGTACTCACCTGTCGACCATTCCGTGGTGGAGGTAGAACAGTGGATCCGCAGGCGAAGAGTGGAAGTCCATCATGGAACCACCAATCTGCCAGTGGCCACCACCATGAACACCAAACTTGTCAGTGTCACTGTTGTAGCCTTGCAGGCGCCATTGGAAATCCTCGAGGTATATGTTCTCGAGGATAACTTCAGTGACGTTCTTCCAAGTATTGTAGTTGTTGGAGAACCACGGGTTGATGTCACGCTCGAGACAACGGGGGTTGTATTGGAAGGATGAGGCGACATTATCTGCGTTTGGCAGATCCAGTGGTCCGAGGTTCACAACCATGTCGCTGAAGGGACCGCTCTCAATACAGCCTCCGCCGAGACCTAGCAAAAACGACCGTTAGCCATACTCGAGAGGCACACAGCGACTGCTTGAACCATAAGGATGGAGCACAGCGCATCGTGCAGCGCATGCGTTAAACATTGCACGGTGATCTCAGGCACTGCTGGCAACCCGGACCGCTTCATTGGCTTACCTGGAGGAAATGTCACGTCCTGTTGTGCAACCCAGGTGTCGGTGCGGCCTGCAACAAATTCGCCATTGCTACCCATGCTGTAAGCATCGCCCGTGAATAGAGGGCTGTCTTGCGGCGCAGCGGAGTCCTCGGCCCAATTCTACACAAACAAAGACGCATTAGCTATACTCGCACTGTACGTGGCAAGGCCTCAGCAAGAAATGCTGAGCAGAGACGAGGCCGCGGACTGTCTTGAAAGACAATGCCCTCTTCGCTCCACACTCACCCAGTATGGCATGATGCCAGTGTATCCACAGAGGGTCTGGAGATCTTCCTCGAGATAATGGACAAAAGCCCTGTGCCATGCGAAGAAATCGGCTGTGTCGTGGATATTCATAGTGTAGTTGATGTGAGTGGCGACATATTCATCCCAGCGAGACTTGACGCCAGGGTAGTCGGCAGCTTGAGCGGCGGTCATGATCTGTGGCTCCATGTTCTGAAGGCATACAACAGCATCCGTGAAGCTCTTGCGTGTTGCTTGTGATAGTGTTCGCCACTCCCTACGGACATCGGCGTTCTCGTACGTGCACTGTGCGTTGACCCGCGAGCCAATGTTGGATCTAATAGATGCATCGGCAATGTCGGAGATGTCTTGGAAAGCTGCACCGCTGGCAATATCGGCGGCGCTGTAGTCGTTGATGCTTGGTGCCTGAGCAGTGGCGAGTGTGGCGGTTGTGACCAGGCCGGCCAGAGTCGCGAAACGCATTGTTAAAAGTGTTGGGTGAAGTTGAGCAGTGCAACGAATGTGTGCAAACGAATGTTTGAAGAACTGCTTTTATGATCGCCACAGGGCAGCTAAGACCTGTAGTAGTGAAGAAGAGGCGTGGTGAACGAAGAGAGTGAAGTTTGTAGACTTGCCAGCGCAAGGACCATTATTGTATATTGCAGGTGGGAATAGAAGCCGCTCAAAGCGGTCCTTCTGCACAATCGATTTGAATGCTCGGCAAGGCGGCAGGCATGTGGTCGGCAGCACAGGGCTATCTGTCGAATGGTGCACGCTGTAGCAAAGGCTTGTCTCCGCTATGCGAACGGTGAATGGATCTCTTCGGGTGATGGTCCACAAGGAGGCGCAACGATGGCGTGGTCGGCACGGAGCTTGGTGGACTCGTTTGCAGCAACAACGTTCCTGCAGCCGGCAAGGACGCCAGACTCGCATGGAAGGACAAGGATCGCGTTGCCAAGCCTTTTCTATGATTGGGAACGATGGCTGTAAGAGGGAACACAGGCGGCCAGCGAAGTGCCTGAGAGGACGAGTTACAACCGAGAGCGTGGATCCGGTATCCATATCCAGCCCATGGCGCATCCCGTATTGGAAGATGCGGTGGATCACGTATGATAGGAGTGTTGCTTGTCTTCATAAGGTCTTGGTGCGCATGCGTCGTGATGGCTGGACGGCGGATCTGTATAGGCGCCCGTGACTTGCATACAGAGAGGCACAGATCAGGCAGGTACGACTCACAGATATCTCCTCTCAGTCTTTCGTCGAGCTGGGTGTAAAGCAGACAGCGGAGCGCGCATTCGTGGCCGACGTTCAGCCATAGCATACGATGCAAGGTGGATATATCATGTCCAATAGTGGACTCCTGACTGCTGCATCACGAAGAGGTCTCCATCTCGTACGGAGGCAGTCTCGCAGCGGCGATAGAAGCGATGGGGTGTGCTCGACCACAGCGACGGTGGCGATAACAATGTTGATGATGTAGTTGCTGTACAGCCTCCTTGCTTGGGCGAAAGAGAGGAAGCAGGAAGTTGGTTTGGTGCGGCTCGGCTTTGACTTTGCGGCAACGTGCCGTCATCATTGCGCCGAAGGCGCGTTTTAACATGGGCGAAGCTGCACCAGAAAGCGACAGCGTTGATTGGGCGAGCGGCAGCGAGACTAATCAACGCTAGCTTTCTAGTGCAGCTCGCCCATTGGCTCAATCTATAGGGTGTGGACACTGCGGCTGTGGCCGAGCTTACGAGGCGACTATAGTAGTTACTATAACTAACTATAACATAGATTAAGCATAATTAATAAACTCTCATATAACTAGAGAGAGACACGATGATAGCGATCGCAGGAAACGACCAGGAGCAGGAGAGTAACGAGTGGAAGGAGGTCTGCAGGAAGGCAGAAACAATGGCAATGGCAGGAGATGGCGAGCACCCAGAAAGAGCACTTAAGGGGATGATTTTGGAGCTCCTTGGAGGGCTAAAGGCACTAAGGAGCCAAACAGGACAGATCATTAACaggacagtagcagcagcagcaaagaaGAGGACACAGGAAGGCCAGAAACTAAGCCAACCAACCTAGGCAGCAGTTACATCCCAAAACCCTCCCCCCCAGAAAACAGCTATCAAGGTCTACATTTCCGACCAGCAAGAGCAGAAAGAGATTGAGGGCCTGTCAGGCAAGGAGATCATACAGAAGATTGGGATACAAGGCATCATTAGAGCCaggaaagagaagggaggtgtccttaagctgttcacagcacaggagcaagacaggaagaggctagagacacagaaggagtggacagtcaaactaggcaagacggctaaggTCTTACACCAACAAAATATGGTTATTGCCTATAGGATGACTACAAAGTTTGACATTAAAGGAGACcttaagaggctgcaggaccagaaccaggctgtatgcccagggctacagatcacaaaagcagcataggtcaacagaaagacaaaggacaTAAAGAGAGAGTCTTCTCTAGTGCTCTAGATAGGCACTGTAGAACAGGCAAACACCGTGCTTAACAAGGGCATCTTCTGGGAATGTGAAAGAATGGACACAGAAATCTATAGAAGCACCTATAGACTACTGCAATGTTTcaagtgccaacagtatggtcatatctctactagatgcctaagccaaaaggacacttgttcccactgtgctagtagccacaaagtacagaattgcacagccccaaagagtgaagccagatgtgcatgctgtggaaagaaacacccttcctggtcccaagactgtacagctaggattgaggcaaagaggagggcaagagaagccaggatcaacacccctatcagattccagacagggacaatcacccaagaacccctaaggactgtctacaaccctctgaaaagaggcagaacagaagagaccacacaggcccaaggccaccctgccataggtagaccaaaatcaattgtggttgcaggaagagacccgtcacaaagcaggcttaaccttaccacaatcccaaatagcagccagcagcaggaagcacgagaagaccAGCAGGAGACCAGTATAGATGAGTCATGATTGAGACACCCAATCTTACCACTATCCAGTACAATGTCAACAAAAGCCAGCACAAGGTCCAGAGAAGCTTTCTCTAAGCACTGGACCTAAAGAAACACCTAGTCATTGTAGTCTAGGAACCTTGGATCAACAGCAAATCTAACAGACCATCTACTGCTAACGACCCAAGGTATcacacactcctagccaaacaaggcacccctagaacatgcatgtacatcagcaaagagatggcaacagacagctgggaacaaatccaataggaagggggagacatcaccttagtcagactcaacactaatcaaggcagcatccacatccacagtgtatacaacccaccccccagctccagaagcagcacctagctgggcacactacaacagctgccagacatcttgcagagtgactcctaacacatcgtgctgggagacttcaacttgcaccatcctatatagggatcagactttgcacctgcccatcacttcctagctaacagactcctctccactacccaaagcaacaacatgcacctagttaccccaaagggcctaactacctggtcacagagagcaagctcaagcaccattgacctgtgctttgcatcacatgacctgcagcagaaggtcactagatgctgggttaaccaggacttggagtcctcatcagatcacctcccaattcaggtggagtttgaaacacagacacagcaggaaggagacctagaacctcagctggcctgGAAAGCAGCCAACTAggaacagatcagacaagacctggaacagaagctagctggactagagaccaggagactggaaacagccttagacatagaccaagcagtggcagaactggttagaaCAATACAGGAAACTGCAGCAGCCTACACTagagaaaagaaacagtcactgtacTAGAGgccattctggacaaaggaatgctcagagaaggtcaaggcagccaggcaggccaggagagcccttacccagagtcactcccaggaagcattggacagatacaaccaggcaaccagagacaagaaggcccagatcaagagggacaagatgctggagtggaggtcaacagttggatccattacccagaatcctgagaagatgtggaaactagcaaagtgggcaagacaacccacacaggacagaaacatgctgccctagtttccaaacattggagaccaggaaggagtaatccaacacactctcccaGGAAAGGCATAGGCATTAgggaaacatttctttggcacacaggtagaagctgacctgcaggatctggagggcagtgtgtatccaacaccactagagcaatcctgtacagtgggagagggagagatcaagagcatcattaagagACTCTCAGGAAATAAGGCCCTAGGACCAGATAggattccaaacttgttcatcaagacatgcaaggaccagatctcccctgcactgtcaaacatcttttTATAGTGCATAGCCTaaggacactgccctaaacacttcaaggagtcactgactATAGTCTTAagaaaaccacagaaagaggactacacaaagctaaaggcataTAGACCTATTGCCCTGCTCAACACACTACGCAAACTCCTAGAAAAGATCATAGtagaaaggctgacaaacctagctgaagaacatAGAATCCTTCCTAAAGAACAGATaggaggcaggaaacaaagatcaacactaacagctgtggaacttatcatagagcagatcaagaccctgTAGCACTTTAggaacaacaaagcagccacactcctctcactagacatatcaggagcctttgacaatgtctcacactagaggctgatccacatcctgaaacagaaggctatccctaactggacagtccagttcatccagtccttccttagaggcagaaccacaagactaagactaggcagatacaaatcttacagcatgcctacagagacaggaatcctatagggatcaacaatgtctctAATCCTGTctctcctctttatagcagacctgccagcaaagctaaactctAGAAACATATCAGCCTTAGGGTTTgtggatgacacaaacatcctagcctggttAGAC from Fulvia fulva chromosome 2, complete sequence harbors:
- a CDS encoding Tyrosinase P; translation: MRFATLAGLVTTATLATAQAPSINDYSAADIASGAAFQDISDIADASIRSNIGSRVNAQCTYENADVRREWRTLSQATRKSFTDAVVCLQNMEPQIMTAAQAADYPGVKSRWDEYVATHINYTMNIHDTADFFAWHRAFVHYLEEDLQTLCGYTGIMPYWNWAEDSAAPQDSPLFTGDAYSMGSNGEFVAGRTDTWVAQQDVTFPPGLGGGCIESGPFSDMVVNLGPLDLPNADNVASSFQYNPRCLERDINPWFSNNYNTWKNVTEVILENIYLEDFQWRLQGYNSDTDKFGVHGGGHWQIGGSMMDFHSSPADPLFYLHHGMVDRVWTIWQNLDIYRRQDIIQGTANLGCSVPDCPAMQLSDELPFGFVRSANPVFRTMMDTFAGPLCYRYE
- a CDS encoding Beta-galactosidase-1-like protein; this encodes MVQVENEYGSFGSNHQYIAALRDILKSLFDVPLYTNDGGVEFRLDGGSIPGVLAEIDGDPSSGFKARGLYITDPSELGSLLDGEYYTYAPDQWGSYNSHNSTQRDPQAVTQFVKGIDYVLGNETASISFYMVHGGTNFGFSNGALWQNRTTVFTTSYDC
- a CDS encoding Beta-galactosidase → MYFSTSLIAATPLTRAFAAASILPARDDASPAFTYNATTILLHGKPYQIIGGQMDPQRIPPQYWRDRLRKAKAMGLNTIFPYVFWDHLEPSPGEWTFDQPENDIATYVKTAKRKG
- a CDS encoding Dihydroanticapsin 7-dehydrogenase, coding for MPGRLQDRVALITGSSSGIGRATAFAYAREGAKIVCSDITEDTWRENAPSDEANEPTHERLQKDGFPAAYVHCDVTDPKSVEAAVAAAVKEYGRLDIMVNNAGFALETRVPNPIWDADLEVYKKTMAANVDGVFYGVKYAAKQMMQQEPLANGDRGWILNAASVYGLVGTPAAPAYCTSKGAVSNLTKAAALDCAQHRIHVNSVNPGYIRTHMTDLLFADKDITSQLEEMHPWGRVGNPEDIAKAYVFLASDDAQWMTGVNLPIDGGYLAR